The genomic segment gaatcatggAAGACATACCGAAACTCTGTTTTCCATACATCCAATACGGTTAGAAAGATCTTAACAAGATGATTCTAACTAcatcttgaaaaaatatcaaatgaaGTCATAATTAAATCTgatcaaaatcattaacaaaTTACAATCATATTTAATGGTCTTTCAATGAAtaattaaacttattttatcaagatttttgtAATAATACTGggtatgtaaaaaataaagctttggTGTGTTCTCGGTAACCTATTATTTCTTTATCATTAGATTTTGAATCTCATTTCTTAACTCTTAAatcttgataaaattttaaattgatttttaatacaTGTTAATTAAATTGAGAAGAAGATGGCCGGTTGTGTTTTTATATTCAAAGTATGTTAtattcctaatatttttttttaacatgttactTTCCCAAAATTTGTACGAAAGAAACTGTGTTAGAAATACCCAGACTTTTGGAAGCATGCTATTATAAGAAAAAGGCAGAGGAGGACTCCAAGCTTTAGATGCATGTAACTGAAAGCAATGGAATTCACGTTGGATTTGCCTGAATTGAAACTGAAGAATACAAACAATGGGAGATATTCCTATTGCTGCAAACATGAATTccgtttttctttttccttttatattcagTAGATCATAAGCTTACATCAAACGAAAGCCTGGACAATTATCATAAAGGGGGGCAAAAAGCAAATGCCTGTACAAATGATTGTATAACTTTATACTTCCGAATGGTGAAAAgattaccaaaagaaaagaaaagaaagaaactattTTATATGAACAGTTCAGTCCCAGGCATGATGAACCAAAAAACTATCAGTACAAAAAGTCAACTATCTTGCTTCTAGTTGTGTCATGGTGATTTCATTAGCTGAAATCTTGCTCTGAATTGATGAAGAACTTGCTTTACCACTATCCTTGGTGGTAAAAAAACCAGGTTCTTTCGGCTGAGGCAATTCACTCTCACTACCCAACATCATAACCACTGATGACATGCTTGGTCTGTCTCTTGGACTCCGTTGCACGCATAATAGACCTATTTGTATCGAACGCAGCGCTTCATATAAATTGCATGATTCTACAATTGATTCTGCAATGAGTTCTGAAGACCTGCCTTCTGTAAATAGTCTCCATGCCTGGCATTAAACATTTATTAACAGGCAGCTTGGTATGCACAGATATTAAAATGTTTCTGCAGTGAAACTTACATATCCAAGAAGGTCCAGCTTGTAGTCTGGATGACAAAATCCTTTATTTCTCTTTCCACTCACTATCTCTAGCACCATCACACCAAAGCTAAACACATCTGATTTCACAGAGTAGAGCCCATCAATTGCATACTCTGGTGATATGTAGCCACTGCAGGAGGTTATTCAATGTTAGAAGATGCTAAATCAAACTTCAGGGACCGGAAACAACTGGCAAATAGTGGAGCACTTACTATGTTCCCACCACCTTATTTGTATTGGCTTCAGTTTCACTTCCTCCGACACTTCTAGCCAGGCCAAAGTCTgaaatttttggattcatttcgTCATCTAATAAAATGTTGCTGGCTTTCAAATCTCTGTGAATTATTCTTAGTCTCGAGTCTTGGTGAAGGTAAAGGAGTCCCCGGGCAATCCCATTGATAATGTGGAAGCGTTTAGGCCAGTCAAGTACCTTGTTCCTTGTTTTATCTGccaatatttttgttcattAGGTGATTCTTATTAGGCTAGTAAATGCATGGAAAGGTGGAAcgagaaaaacaaaaccaatatttAGATGTATTTTCAATACACTGGCTAAATTTGTAAGGGTTTTGAGATACAAACCAAAGATAAAGTCCAAGCTTTTGTTGGGCATGAACTCATAGATCAGCATCATTTCATCGGCTTCAATGCAGCAACCTAGAAGCTTCACTAGATTTCGGTGCTGAAGTTTTACAATGTGCTTGACTTCGTTTTTTAATTCATCGAGTCCTTGTTTTGAAGTCTTTGAAAGCCTCTTCACAGCTATTTCTTGTCCATCTTTTAGTATTCCCTGTAAATGGTCATTCCATATATGTTATAAGCATGTCTTTTTTCACTAAAACTAACACCACGCACAGAGCTATGTTGGTGCTGCCAGTAGTCTGTACCACGAAATTCAAGAAATTGTGTCCCTGTTTACTGAAGTAGTATTACCTTATAGACAGTTCCAAAACCACCTTGTCCGAGTATATTGGCCGCAGAAAAGTCATCGGTTGCACGAGACATAGTACTTATATCAAACAACGGCAGCTCTAGATCTTCCTCCTTACCTTTATTATTTTGACTTGTTTCCAGAATATCTTTCATTTTTCCTGCGAAGTATCATAACAATGACTCCAAAAGCAACAAACAGTCCTCTATATTCTGTTAATAATTCAAAAGTAATGAGTTCCTTTACATATTTTTGATACACCACATATCCGTAAAATCCAAGTATAAATGTTCCCTGCTAAGCATGAAAAAGACTAGACTGAGggaatttaatatttgaaggaTTGAATAACTTACTCTTTTTCTGCCGCTTCTTTCTTCGGAGAAGCAGGAACAAGGCTAGACTGAGAAACACCATCGCAACACATGGCACTAAGATTATTATAAGCGTTTGTTTTTTGTCTTTGGATTTAGCCTCCACGCCCCCATCATTGCCTAGACACAAGGCAGTTAAGAGAAGAGAAGCTGGAAGTTAGGAATCAGATAGGAAACCTCAGCACTACCTTAATGGTGTGGTTGAGTAGTGTTGATGGACAAAAATCAGTAGGGAGGCAATGCAATCAATCTTCTCAGGTTTATCAGTTTTGTGACGAAAAAGTACACTGCTTTTTTAACATCTCCAACAATCTCCCCATAAGGTGGGATTTTATTAGTTGAAgcacttttttttgttgaggcGAAACTGATCCAATTCATTATTAGTTGTGAAACAAATGTGTTCAGGTATGTCTATGGATACAGAATGAGTAAGAGGTCAATCTAGAAGAGGAAATAAACCTGCAGTTAGATAGCGTTTCAAGCTAGTCATTGAGGCAGTTAATTCATATAATACGTACTGCATTTGCAAGTTAAAAGAATCTCAGCATTAGAGAGTTGCATCTGAGGCGAGAGGATTTCATACCTAGTTCTGATCCAGCCATCCTTATGTATATTTCTTGCCCATTTTCATTGAATTGTCTCATATCAATAAGGTCACTGAACCAGAGCAAGCATCCACTCCCTCCATTATTGCTAATGTCCAAATTTGCATAAGCTGTACAAGAACAGTTCTTCAGGCACGTGCTTCTGCACTCGTCAAGACTCATGCTCCTGTTAAACcatgattttcttgtttcaggtaACTTGATGCCAGTGAATTTTCGAAACCCATCTCCAGAGcaattcaatttagtctttctATCGCAACCACTTGACCAATCCATTGTATCCCAATCTTTAGGAATTTTAGGTGTAAATCCATCCAAACAATTGCATACAGGGGAGTTGTTGATACTACAAGTGGCATATGCACCACAAAGTGCATAACGATCGCAATTATCAGTTTGCACTGTGAGATAGAGGTCCCAAGATTGCGTTCGATCAATCCAGGTGAAGCGCTGGACAGCACCATTCTGACTTATCACCATCCTTGAAAGAAATGAGCTGTTAACAAGCTGATAGGTGTAGTATTCCTCATCATTATCATAAACAAATCTGTATGTGTATATCGTATTTAGTTTCAGTTGAGGAGTACCACTGAACCGCATACCATTCCATGGTCCAGACCTAAACCTCTCAATTGAGTCCTCTCTCACAATTAACTCAGAATATGCAGCAGGATCAAGTCTGTAAGTCCAATTACCTCTAGAAGGATCATCAGATGACTTCCATGATGATATGTACCGATCCAGACTGGTTACAGTGTTCCTTCCAAGCTTCATCTCTGGCAGGAACGTATCGCCTGGATAATCAAAACTCTGCCACAAGGAATTTTCCAGATTACTATCACCCTCCTCTCTCACAACAAGGTTTCCTGAATCCAAAAGCTGCGCAATCGGATTTGTTGCAGGCCTTGATGAGTTGGAAGACCATATTGCGCTCCCAGTTTGATCAAGAAGGACAAGAATTCCTTTGCTATTAATCCTCAAAACACCTGATGAATCATTGATCGGGGTTTCCCTGTTAGCAACCCAAGCTACAGTCGTAGTAGATATTTGGTTATACCATATGCACAAGTAACGGTTGCTGGAGGCGCCAAAGCTGAAAAATCCCAATTTAAAGCTTCCACCGgctgaaacaagaaaatctcCATCTTTAAATGGTTGAGTTGTATTGATGGAGTCAACTGCTGTGGATGGAGCTATAATCAGCAACAAAGAGAAGCAAAACAGAAGTGAAGGAAAGGAATCCATTGATATTCACATAGTTTTTTCCTGCACTGCAGATTGTTATTTGATCAGGATGGAAGATAACCAAcggaaagaaaagggaagaaacaAGATGTAAGCCCCTAGAAATGATCCAGTAATGGTATTCTACTGTGCAGGGGAAAATGTGATGAAAAGAACAACCACAGGAAACAGTAGAGTCATCGAACATGTTTATGcggtgtaaaaatatttttttattttaaattaattttttagaagtgttttgatatattatataaaaaatatattttaaaatataaaaataattattttaacatatttacaaaaaatatatttttttttaaaaaaaccaatagtaCAATTTCAAACGCGTGGGGAGTGCAGAAAAATGCTGACCCTATATTCCGTCGAGAcaaaaatagttcaaaaacgcCGACACTAACATCTTGCCATTGACATGCATGTTGTTTTGAGCTTTGACTgcctttgtttatttatttatttatttattttttaatctatctcTTCGAATCTTGTTAAGAATAATGTTCATATGCAGAAATCTTTGAATTAAATCCCGGCTCCAGTACAGCCATGGAAGACTAATTTAATCAGCTTGGTGCTTGGTGCTTGGTGCTTGTGCTTACCAAACACGTGTACTCGGTCCTTGGGACCATCAAGATGGCTTGTATATTTGACATTTTTGcaagattttaattgaaattagagACCTTCAGACGCTGGTGATATCCAAGAGCTAGTCTTGAATGTCTCTGCCCATCATTTTCATCAATCACCTCCGCTTGAAGGTAACGCAAATTGCAGAGAGAGGTCACAATCCTTTGCTGAGGGATAAGTATGGCTTTTTTTCAATGATGGTCCAAGTGGCTACCTGAATCGTGGTGGGCCTTGAAGGATTTAAATTTAGAcactttaagaaaataaaaatcacacgttttttttatttgagatgcaAGTGTGGTTTGAGATTAAAGTGtggttgaggttttttttttatagtaaaaaacatgtattttaaagatatatattcaaaaaaaaaaactcaatctcattttattatatcatattatattCTTGACTATATACTTatggtttgtgttttttttttattattttgatatactgatatcaaaaataatttttaaaaaataaaaaaaaatattatcttcatgtattttcgagtgaaaaacaatcattatcacACTTTTAGACATTATCATCGCTAATTAGATGGATAATTCTTTTTGGAATATAAGATTCCAATACTTGGATAAggttgtttattttcttattgattTACTGTGATTCAAATGTAAAAACAGGTGTGAAAtgcaataaattattatatatgctGCCAATATTTGATCATTTCAatagaagttattttttcattcacattattaattaaaaagatttattattgttaatacaATCATCTTACAAATAAggtaatgagaaaaaataatttatttgtgcTCTATTTAGCATTTAATAAATTGTTGTTTccaattctaataaaaaagaataaaagagaaaagtaTTGGATACCTTCTTCCTTGCACAAACATCCCTGCCTTAAATTAGGGTGTTAGCCGACGAGAGAAAAGGACAAGTGATTGCCTGATTGTGTCGGAGCAAATATAATTTCGTAAACGACGAGCATTCAATAAgtctttgcttttattttgttcGGCCGTCTAGTTTGAAAAACCAGTGGCTTTTCAACATAAATAAAGGGTGGGTTATACAAACGACGTGTATTCTAATCTGGACGCGCTCTTTCGTTTTGGATTCTGATATCTATATCTTTTTCAACTAAAATCAAAGTCTTAATCAAACGCgctctaattatttttagagggtcaaaactaaaaagaatttcTACAGCCTAAAATCTAGGTAGATTTtagatctaaaatttaaattttattggatttatgATGGAatattattaagttttttttttttttttttacttggggcTCTTAATTTACATCATTAAGCAATGACTCGGTTTAATAATCAGattaatgattaattttgattgaatCATCGgttaaatcaattatttttctaatttgatttcaaaatatgatttaagaTTTCAAATCAACTTATTTAAACCAACTATATGGTTGGGATGACCAACtttatagaagaagaagaagaagaagctagaACGACCTAACTTCTAACATTGGCGTATGAACAATATCAGCATCTGCTTCAAAGTGCACAAAATTTGGTAAGAAGCTGGTGGCCAACCCACTTTgcaattaataatttgttttaatttattaatcattaagttatttttatattagtttgtaTATCAATCCAAGATTATTTTTCACAGATGATTTTAAaagcatatttttcatttcaacttaatatatttatagaataaatttggaaaatatatatatataaaaaaaaaacaaccattcaACTTATTCCTTAAGTTgataaattgttattatatttatagtCTTGATGTTACTCATGTCAATCGTGTATGACTAATAATTTTGCTCCCTATACGAGGAAGAAATATGCGTTTTcagtcaagaaaaagaaaaaaaaaaataaacaagaagaagaagcaagtcTTTTCGCCGGCCCATTTGTTCTTAGGGTTAATAATTTGACATTATATTCTTCTGCCACCAATAAAGACGTGGGTTTTTCACTATGCAAGGATTCTCTCTTGCATTATTGTATATGGGTTAtgcaaaattttatatttatttaatttggtattcaaattttttttctaacaatttaATCCTAATTGaagactaattaattttttttcttttgaaaatgtGGAATTGAAATAAGAggggcaaaaataaaaaaaagcatcaaacattggtttttaaactttaaaaaccaCGCAAAATATACAATTTCAGTACCacaaatttttttacaattcaattttggtacaaaaatttatttttgttattttttagttcctgattgagagatgagagaggaAGATCTATGGATGTTGacgatagagagagaaaagtatCGTTAACACCGATTTAGACCACCAAAACGGACTATATTTATGTCAAATGATTCTAGTTGTTGAGAAGAAttcatattaggtgtttttgtacctttaaagttcatgaaaaaacaaatctaaattcaggttgatttcagtttttttgagTAATTTTTTGAAGCTATAGATAGATTTATCATTATGCCTATGatgttttataggtgttttgggtaaaaaatgtGTTGAAAACgggtttttgggtaaaaaatctTAAGCCCTAATTTTTCAGTCATCACAATAGTTGGAATCTGGGCAAGTCAGATGATACAatgtctgatttgttttttaaaaattttgagacAGATAACATGTCGTTCGTCCCTGttgcaaacaaaaatatttaagggCTCAATTACACAAGTCTTGACAAAATGGGCTAGGTAGGCAAGCTAAGGCTAGTAAAGCCTtgcctttgcttttttttttcttctatttttttttaaattaatgattcattttttatggttttatatttaattagtattccttctctctttcattttgtttagacaacttcttttaaagaatgattagttttttagttatgcatttaaatttgaagaatttttttgattcatttataattttttttaatcttttgtatggatgaaatttattttttaaaatatattttttattttcagataataatTCTAATCTGTGCAGTCTTGCATGatgttttttctctatttttttattcaatcaatttaatttatgtttctatttctattattgtttacttaaataaaaaaaaatttaataaataaatttaacaaacacaatcgggcaaatatttttttctaatatgaaagatcttgatatatatatcagtctcttgattttttaaattttatttttaggtatcgttaattgttttttatttatttattcgtaTATATAGTTCTCGACtaatttaattacatatatacataaaatcttttatttgagcttagattttttaaactataaaaatagattaaaaaaacctacatataatttatttttataaaaaataaaaatatttaactcacAACTCAACACATATTACATGAACAGTTCTATGTCAGTATAATGTCATTCGGCTCCCATTGCTTTTTGAAGAAAATCTAGTGTGGTAGTATTTTCCGTAAATTCATTATTAAAATGTCACCACTAGAGTCAATagtgattttcatttttctccttttttttttgtttagaagtgCTGTTGACTTTACaatggaaataaaagaaaaatatttgataatttcttcaaaattcaTGTTATCAGACATATTTAGCAAACCAGGAAGAAACATATTTAACAGCCAGGAAAAAAATGGCATATTTTCAAGCTCACCGTCAAAATCCGCATTTGGAAATTAATGGGATTTTCCTTCATAATGTTTCGAGGAAAAATCAAGTATtgaatagagaaaaaatatcagttttaaaacctgactcgaCCCGGTAGATCGATCCAGGACTTGGAGCTGGAACCGtgccgggttgaagaaaaaacaggaaaagaaaaaatctggTATGACTCTATTGATCTAGCGGGTTAACCTGATGACCTGACAAGATCCAATAAAAAACTTGGTTACAattcattgatttatttttaacttaaatgatatcattttaattttttaaaaaattatcccgAATAATTGGATCAAAATTCAGAATCTAGATCTTTAATCAGGACAGCAACGGACCGGgtttaaaatcaatgaaaaatatatagaaaaaatcacGTAATcaagaaagaattaaaaaaatgggtAAACTACAAGTGCGATCATCACATAAAAAAGTCATAATTGCCGCTGCATTGGCTACAAATTAATGTGTAAATAGACGTGTAAAATGACTAATGAGCATAGGCTGGACTAGGCTGGCATGATCCATCAGTacgctggctggctggctggcatACCACTTGAACCATGCCCAGGAGTCGCATAGCCCAAATATTTGGCTTTAACAAACCGCCGAATCCTTATAACATCGGagtgtttttataattgttttttttaataatttattttaaaatatattaaaataattatttagaattttggtaactctaatttttatttttttctttcaaataaactttgattttaataattaaaaaacaactttcaaTACCATttcattatgtaaaaaaaaactctaaaattttattaaaaaaaaaacaaggaagaatATAATCTATCaatgtaatttataataaaagtaaagtaaaaataaaaaatcatggaatCGGAGCACCAACAtccacaaaaatatataataaaaatttatgagtAAATATTTAAGTGGTTGGGGATTCCGCTACAGTAGAGTCTTCCCTCTACTAACCTATTCCCGTCAAAATCAaccaatatttaattaaaaattaacttcaaacataaaataaatgaaaatatataaaataaaatagacagtTAGTGTAAAAcatttacatttttatttatcttttattttactagAAATATTAACTTCTTgtgttattatttaattaacattaatacctcttttttaatttatcatttcatttattttttaaatttattttattaagcatAAACaacatccttttgttttctaattaaaaaaaactcatagtACCCAAAAACACATTCATAATATAAGTGCTTTGTTCTGTTGCATTGAAagttaacttaaaattttaccTGTTGCACGAATATAAGAATAATTGAGAACTAAAATAACCATATAAGAATAGGTTTAGCTAATTACCAAGTAATAAAGAATAAGttgcatcaaaatcaaaatttcatttatattggCACACGCTATTCGgtgggttaaattaatttttttaacttaaaaaaaatattcaaatatagctaacatgtttttaatagaaaataattgtgAGGGGTTGTCTTGATGTGATTCAGTTAACTTAGCAGGTTCAAAGGCAACTTAAATGGTTAATAATGGAAACcccgagaaaaaaaataaataaataaaagtgaagaaattcatgcatgtggtaaaataaaaatagaaattcaaaaattttaaaaaataaatttccggACGAAATAATTTgagacattataataaacccggtactgttgagggttgaatttaattgaagagaataatacacttaaaggaaaaggggggcctaaatgcaaattagagagaatatagagtataaatactctttccTCACCAAAAATTTGTAGGAATCATAAGGAGAGAAGATATggagttttatacccattcttgagaaatcaagagagaaacactaaaatttcaagaacctatCAAAGATTAAGAGCTTatagatgggataaacacttgagagcaaatgattaccaagaaattgaacaagaagaaaagaaaggagggagttgaaaatcttcaactggttgaagatcaaaatcttaatttgtatcGGGTAAagtattctaaacatgatctttaaaaaatttatttttaaattcgataaagaattgatgccttgatattgaattataGGTCAGGGTTCTTAGACATAAATTGGAGAAAAAGTGCTTATTGttgagattaagttaattcatgtgtgtggtatgtagtttataaaagtattgtgtgaaggggAGGGGGAGAAAAATTTGGACAGACTTGTCTCCTGACTTTCGGTGAGATTTCAGGTAGGAGGATGAGGAAATTAGGATCAGGTTCCTCATAGGAAttgtagatttgaatgttagctaacTAAGGAAACTGGTCTTCCTCAATTTTGAgatgtagaactccagttatgggttccCAGCTGAGACTAAGTTGTGACTGATTATGTAGGGTAGTAGGACTAATTAGTTAATGAGCAAtgttgactattttagaggcaaaactgggttctcctcccttcagagaacttgtagtctcGTGTCTTAATTTTCTAACGAGatcaatctcacttaaaatggagttttagaactttagatatagttaaaaatctgacgaGTGTTTAGATAGTGACAGttgaaaattggacagtaatagttcaaagttggacaataacagttgaaAATTGAACAATAATAGTTCAAAGTTGGACAATAATAGTTGAAaaattggacaataacagttgaaaattggacagtaacagttcaatgtctagacaataATGATAGACTTTCATATGAatactttatatataagaatataaaaagaattgagtcatacgaacacttgcacATTGATATATTAACTCTGAAAATATGCATGATATATGTGTGTATGTTATTATAATGAAATGAACATGtatagaaagtaacatatgagtaatggatgaatatgaaTTCTCTATAATGTCGGCTTGAAGGaatcataaccaaaaacttCCTTATGATTCAAGAGGAGCAACCAtgattggatcttctgttagggAAGGTCGCGAGACAGGCGAAGTAGGTGCGTGATT from the Populus nigra chromosome 9, ddPopNigr1.1, whole genome shotgun sequence genome contains:
- the LOC133703704 gene encoding G-type lectin S-receptor-like serine/threonine-protein kinase At4g27290 — protein: MDSFPSLLFCFSLLLIIAPSTAVDSINTTQPFKDGDFLVSAGGSFKLGFFSFGASSNRYLCIWYNQISTTTVAWVANRETPINDSSGVLRINSKGILVLLDQTGSAIWSSNSSRPATNPIAQLLDSGNLVVREEGDSNLENSLWQSFDYPGDTFLPEMKLGRNTVTSLDRYISSWKSSDDPSRGNWTYRLDPAAYSELIVREDSIERFRSGPWNGMRFSGTPQLKLNTIYTYRFVYDNDEEYYTYQLVNSSFLSRMVISQNGAVQRFTWIDRTQSWDLYLTVQTDNCDRYALCGAYATCSINNSPVCNCLDGFTPKIPKDWDTMDWSSGCDRKTKLNCSGDGFRKFTGIKLPETRKSWFNRSMSLDECRSTCLKNCSCTAYANLDISNNGGSGCLLWFSDLIDMRQFNENGQEIYIRMAGSELGNDGGVEAKSKDKKQTLIIILVPCVAMVFLSLALFLLLRRKKRQKKRKMKDILETSQNNKGKEEDLELPLFDISTMSRATDDFSAANILGQGGFGTVYKGILKDGQEIAVKRLSKTSKQGLDELKNEVKHIVKLQHRNLVKLLGCCIEADEMMLIYEFMPNKSLDFIFDKTRNKVLDWPKRFHIINGIARGLLYLHQDSRLRIIHRDLKASNILLDDEMNPKISDFGLARSVGGSETEANTNKVVGTYGYISPEYAIDGLYSVKSDVFSFGVMVLEIVSGKRNKGFCHPDYKLDLLGYAWRLFTEGRSSELIAESIVESCNLYEALRSIQIGLLCVQRSPRDRPSMSSVVMMLGSESELPQPKEPGFFTTKDSGKASSSSIQSKISANEITMTQLEAR